A single region of the Pseudomonas sp. VD-NE ins genome encodes:
- the pta gene encoding phosphate acetyltransferase gives MQTFFIAPTDFGVGLTSISLGLVRTLERAGLKVGFFKPIAQPHPGDTGPERSTELMARTHGLKPPQPLGLAHVERMLGDGQLDELLEEIITLYQQAAIGKDVLVVEGMVPTRSASYAARVNLHLAKSLDAEVILVSAPENEVLAELSGRVELQAQLFGGPKDPKVLGVILNKVKTEESMDAFAARLKEHSPLLRSGDFRLLGCIPYQPELNAPRTRDVADLMGAQVLNAGDYETRRMTKIIICARTMRNTVELLKPGVLVVTPGDRDDIILAVSLAAINGVPLAGLLLTSDTLPDPRIMDLCRGALQAGLPVLSVSTGSYDTANLLNGLNKEIPIDDRERAEIITDFVASHLDAKWLHQRCGTPREMRLSPAVFRYQLIQRAQAANKRIVLPEGSEPFTVQAAAICQERGIARCVLLAKPEDVEAVARAQGIVLPPGLEILDPDLIRERYVEPMVALRKTKSLNAPMAEQQLEDTVVIGTMMLALDEVDGLVSGVINTTANTIRPALQLIKTAPGCTLVSSVFFMLFPEEVLIYGDCVMNPHPSATELAEIALQSADSAAAFGITPRVAMISYSSGESATGEEVEKVREATLLAHEQQHSLLIDGPLQYDAAANAEVARQLAPNSQVAGRATVFVFPDLNTGNTTHKAVQRSADCVSLGPMLQGLRKPVNDLPRGAQVDDIVYTIALTAIQAANRPMDV, from the coding sequence ATGCAAACTTTTTTTATCGCCCCCACCGATTTTGGCGTGGGTCTGACCTCCATCAGCCTCGGGCTGGTGCGCACGCTTGAGCGAGCGGGCCTGAAAGTCGGCTTCTTCAAACCGATCGCCCAGCCGCATCCGGGCGACACCGGCCCTGAGCGTTCGACCGAACTGATGGCGCGCACCCACGGCCTGAAACCGCCGCAGCCATTGGGCCTTGCTCACGTTGAGCGGATGCTCGGCGACGGTCAGCTCGATGAGTTGCTCGAAGAAATCATCACCCTGTACCAGCAAGCGGCCATCGGCAAAGACGTGCTGGTCGTCGAAGGCATGGTGCCGACCCGCAGCGCCAGTTACGCCGCGCGGGTCAATCTGCACTTGGCCAAGAGCCTCGATGCCGAGGTGATTCTGGTCTCGGCGCCGGAAAACGAAGTGCTCGCCGAGCTCTCCGGCCGCGTCGAATTGCAGGCGCAATTGTTTGGCGGGCCGAAAGACCCGAAAGTCCTCGGGGTGATTCTCAACAAGGTCAAGACCGAAGAAAGCATGGACGCCTTCGCAGCGCGTCTGAAGGAGCATTCGCCGTTGCTGCGCAGCGGTGATTTCCGCCTGCTCGGTTGCATTCCCTATCAGCCGGAACTCAACGCGCCACGCACCCGCGACGTCGCCGACCTGATGGGCGCACAAGTGCTCAACGCCGGTGATTACGAAACCCGACGGATGACCAAAATCATCATTTGCGCACGGACCATGCGCAACACCGTGGAGCTGCTCAAGCCCGGGGTGTTGGTGGTGACGCCGGGGGATCGCGACGACATCATCCTCGCCGTCAGCCTGGCGGCGATCAACGGCGTGCCGCTGGCCGGCCTGCTGCTGACCAGCGACACCCTGCCCGATCCGCGCATCATGGATCTTTGCCGAGGCGCGTTGCAGGCCGGTTTGCCAGTGTTGTCCGTGAGCACTGGCTCCTACGACACCGCCAACCTGCTCAACGGTCTGAACAAGGAAATCCCGATCGACGACCGCGAACGTGCGGAGATCATCACTGACTTCGTCGCCAGCCACCTCGACGCCAAATGGCTGCACCAGCGCTGCGGCACGCCTCGGGAAATGCGCCTGTCGCCGGCGGTGTTCCGCTATCAGTTGATCCAGCGTGCGCAAGCGGCGAACAAGCGCATCGTCCTGCCCGAAGGCAGCGAGCCGTTCACTGTGCAAGCGGCGGCGATCTGCCAGGAACGCGGGATCGCCCGTTGCGTGTTGCTGGCCAAACCGGAAGACGTCGAAGCCGTCGCTCGCGCCCAAGGCATCGTGCTGCCGCCGGGGCTGGAGATTCTCGATCCGGACCTGATTCGCGAGCGTTACGTCGAGCCGATGGTCGCCCTGCGCAAAACCAAAAGCCTGAATGCGCCGATGGCCGAGCAGCAACTGGAAGACACCGTGGTGATCGGCACCATGATGCTGGCGCTGGATGAAGTCGACGGCCTGGTCTCGGGTGTGATCAACACCACCGCCAACACCATCCGCCCGGCCCTTCAGTTGATCAAAACCGCACCGGGCTGCACGCTGGTGTCGTCGGTGTTCTTCATGCTCTTCCCGGAAGAAGTGCTGATCTACGGCGACTGCGTGATGAACCCACACCCGAGCGCCACAGAACTGGCCGAAATCGCCCTGCAAAGCGCCGACTCGGCAGCTGCATTCGGCATCACTCCGCGCGTGGCGATGATCAGTTACTCCAGCGGCGAATCGGCCACTGGCGAAGAAGTCGAGAAAGTCCGCGAGGCCACCCTCCTCGCTCACGAACAACAGCACTCGCTGCTGATCGACGGCCCGCTGCAATACGACGCCGCTGCCAACGCCGAAGTCGCCCGGCAACTGGCGCCGAACAGCCAGGTGGCCGGTCGCGCCACGGTGTTTGTGTTCCCCGATCTGAACACCGGCAACACCACGCACAAAGCGGTGCAACGCAGCGCCGACTGCGTCAGCCTCGGGCCGATGCTGCAAGGCCTGCGCAAACCGGTGAATGATTTGCCGCGCGGCGCGCAAGTCGATGACATCGTCTACACCATCGCCCTTACCGCGATTCAAGCCGCCAACCGACCTATGGATGTGTAA
- a CDS encoding peptidylprolyl isomerase, protein MLIAANKAVSIDYTLTNDAGEVIDSSAGGAPLVYLQGAGNIIPGLEKALEGKAVGDELEVSVEPEDAYGEYAAELVSTLSRSMFEGVDELEVGMQFHASAPDGQMQIVTIRDLDGDDVTVDGNHPLAGQRLNFKVKIVDIRDASQEEIAHGHVHGEGGHHH, encoded by the coding sequence ATGCTGATCGCCGCCAATAAGGCTGTCTCCATCGACTATACCCTGACCAACGACGCTGGTGAGGTCATCGACAGCTCCGCCGGCGGCGCTCCGCTGGTCTACCTGCAAGGCGCAGGCAACATCATCCCGGGCCTGGAAAAAGCTCTGGAAGGCAAAGCTGTTGGTGACGAGCTGGAAGTTTCCGTTGAGCCGGAAGACGCTTACGGCGAATACGCCGCTGAGCTGGTCAGCACCCTGAGCCGCAGCATGTTCGAAGGCGTTGACGAGCTGGAAGTCGGCATGCAGTTCCACGCTTCGGCGCCGGACGGCCAGATGCAAATCGTCACCATCCGTGACCTCGACGGCGACGACGTGACTGTTGACGGCAACCACCCACTGGCCGGCCAGCGCCTGAACTTCAAAGTGAAGATCGTTGACATCCGTGATGCCAGCCAGGAAGAAATCGCTCATGGCCACGTCCATGGCGAAGGTGGCCATCACCACTGA
- the folE gene encoding GTP cyclohydrolase I FolE, with the protein MTRSLPENYREILIGLGEDPDREGLLDTPVRAAKAMQYLCHGYEQSVDDIVNGALFASDSDEMIIVADIELYSLCEHHLLPFIGKAHVAYIPTGKVLGLSKIARLVDMFARRLQIQENLTRQIADAVQQVTEAAGVAVVIEARHMCMMMRGVEKQNSTMNTSVMLGAFRESSNTRQEFLQLIGRSK; encoded by the coding sequence ATGACCCGCTCACTGCCCGAGAATTACCGCGAAATCCTCATTGGTCTCGGTGAAGATCCCGACCGCGAAGGGCTGCTCGACACCCCGGTGCGCGCGGCCAAGGCCATGCAATACCTGTGTCACGGTTACGAGCAGAGCGTCGATGACATTGTTAACGGCGCACTGTTTGCCTCGGACAGCGACGAGATGATCATCGTCGCCGACATCGAGTTGTACTCGTTGTGCGAACATCACCTGCTGCCCTTCATCGGCAAGGCCCATGTGGCTTATATTCCGACAGGCAAGGTGCTGGGCCTGTCGAAAATCGCGCGTTTGGTGGACATGTTCGCCCGGCGCCTGCAGATTCAGGAAAACCTCACCCGGCAAATCGCCGATGCGGTGCAACAGGTCACCGAAGCCGCCGGCGTCGCCGTAGTTATCGAGGCCAGGCACATGTGCATGATGATGCGCGGTGTCGAGAAACAGAATTCGACCATGAACACCTCGGTCATGCTCGGCGCGTTCCGCGAGTCGAGCAACACCCGTCAGGAGTTCCTGCAATTGATTGGACGGAGCAAATAA
- a CDS encoding NADH:flavin oxidoreductase produces the protein MPVQALFKPFHLGALELPTRVVMAPMTRSFSPGGVPNSKVIEYYRRRAAAGVGLIITEGTTVGHVASNGYPNVPQFYGDAPLAGWKKVVDAVHAEGGKIVPQLWHVGSVRRIGTEPDASVPGYGPSEKLKDGQVVVHGMTKQDIQEVIAAFAQAAKDAQSIGMDGVEIHGAHGYLIDQFFWEGSNQRTDEYGGSLANRSRFAIELIQAIRAAVGEGFPIIFRFSQWKQQDYTARLVQTPEALGEFLKPLSDAGVDIFHCSTRRFWEPEFDDSELNLAGWTRKLTGKPTITVGSVGLDGEFLQFMVNTDKVAQPASLENLLERLNKEEFDLVAVGRALLVDPDWAQKVREGREQDILPFSREALMTLV, from the coding sequence ATGCCGGTTCAAGCCTTGTTCAAACCGTTCCACCTCGGTGCCCTCGAACTGCCGACCCGCGTGGTCATGGCGCCGATGACCCGCTCTTTCTCCCCGGGCGGTGTGCCTAATTCGAAAGTCATCGAGTACTACCGCCGTCGCGCAGCCGCCGGTGTCGGCCTGATCATTACCGAAGGCACCACCGTCGGCCACGTGGCCTCCAACGGTTACCCTAACGTGCCGCAATTCTATGGTGACGCGCCATTGGCCGGCTGGAAAAAAGTCGTCGATGCGGTACATGCCGAGGGCGGCAAGATCGTCCCTCAACTGTGGCATGTGGGTAGCGTGCGCCGTATCGGCACCGAGCCGGACGCCAGCGTGCCGGGTTACGGTCCGTCGGAGAAACTCAAGGACGGTCAGGTCGTGGTACACGGCATGACTAAACAAGACATTCAGGAGGTGATCGCAGCCTTCGCTCAAGCGGCCAAGGATGCGCAAAGCATCGGCATGGACGGCGTGGAAATCCACGGCGCCCACGGTTACCTGATCGATCAGTTCTTCTGGGAAGGCAGCAACCAGCGCACCGACGAATACGGCGGCAGCCTGGCCAACCGTTCGCGCTTTGCCATCGAACTGATTCAAGCCATACGTGCAGCGGTCGGTGAAGGCTTCCCGATCATCTTCCGTTTCTCGCAGTGGAAACAGCAGGATTACACCGCACGTCTGGTGCAAACGCCGGAGGCCTTGGGTGAGTTCCTCAAGCCGCTGTCCGACGCTGGCGTAGACATTTTCCACTGCTCGACACGGCGTTTCTGGGAGCCGGAGTTCGACGATTCCGAACTGAACCTGGCGGGCTGGACCCGCAAACTCACGGGTAAACCGACCATCACCGTCGGCAGTGTCGGCCTCGATGGCGAGTTCCTGCAGTTCATGGTGAATACCGACAAGGTCGCGCAACCGGCCAGTCTGGAGAACCTGCTGGAGCGTTTGAACAAAGAGGAATTTGATCTGGTGGCAGTGGGGCGTGCGCTGCTGGTCGATCCGGATTGGGCGCAGAAAGTTCGCGAAGGGCGTGAGCAGGATATTCTGCCGTTCAGCCGTGAGGCGTTGATGACGCTGGTTTAA
- a CDS encoding glutathione peroxidase produces the protein MSAFHDLKLTALDGQELPLAPFKGQVVLVVNVASKCGLTPQYAALENLYQQFKGKGFSVLGLPCNQFAGQEPGTEKEIQNFCSLNYGVTFPLSSKLEVNGHERHQLYRLLAGEGAEFPGDITWNFEKFLLGKDGRVLARFSPRTAPDDPTIVHAIEKALS, from the coding sequence ATGAGTGCTTTTCACGACCTTAAGTTGACAGCCCTGGATGGTCAGGAGCTACCGCTGGCGCCTTTCAAGGGCCAAGTCGTGCTGGTGGTCAACGTCGCCTCCAAGTGCGGCTTGACGCCTCAGTACGCGGCGCTGGAAAACCTCTATCAGCAATTCAAAGGCAAAGGGTTCAGCGTGCTGGGTCTGCCGTGCAACCAGTTTGCCGGCCAGGAACCCGGTACTGAAAAGGAAATTCAGAACTTCTGCAGTCTCAACTATGGCGTGACGTTTCCGTTGTCGAGCAAGCTCGAAGTCAACGGTCACGAACGGCATCAGTTATACCGTTTGCTGGCGGGCGAGGGTGCGGAATTTCCCGGTGACATCACCTGGAATTTCGAGAAGTTCCTGCTCGGCAAGGACGGCCGTGTGCTGGCGCGGTTTTCGCCGAGAACGGCGCCGGACGATCCGACCATTGTTCATGCAATTGAAAAAGCGCTGAGCTGA
- a CDS encoding DUF1244 domain-containing protein produces the protein MNEQQRLELEAAAFRRLVAHLDSRKDVQNIDLMNLAGFCRNCLSKWYKAEADERQIEVSLDDAREVVYGMPYAEWKAQFQQEANAEQQAAFAKGKTHE, from the coding sequence ATGAACGAGCAACAACGCCTCGAACTCGAAGCCGCCGCCTTCCGCCGGCTGGTCGCCCACCTGGACAGCCGCAAGGACGTGCAGAACATCGACCTGATGAACCTCGCTGGCTTCTGCCGCAACTGCCTGTCGAAATGGTACAAGGCCGAAGCCGATGAGCGCCAGATCGAGGTCAGCCTCGATGACGCCCGCGAAGTGGTTTACGGCATGCCGTACGCCGAGTGGAAAGCCCAATTTCAGCAAGAAGCCAACGCTGAACAGCAAGCAGCGTTCGCCAAAGGAAAAACCCATGAGTGA
- a CDS encoding acyltransferase — MLDFLPAPLRGVIASLLLALNTILLCSFLFCVALIKVLPFDLARRASLWLMSHTHEAWISNNKGWMNLVRRTRWHISGLQGLDYQHSYLITSNHQSWVDILVLQYVLNRRIQPLKFFLKQELIWVPVIGLAWWALGFPFMKRYSKAYLAKHPEKKGKDLETTRKTCAKFRNNPVGIFNFVEGTRFTEGKHAQQQSPFKYLLKPKAGGIAFVLDAMGEQLESIVNVTIHYPAGRPGFWDLLCGNVRDVVVHFEELKIPQQFIGKNYDQDGEYRLQFQGWINQLWLDKDALLEQMHREYPSV, encoded by the coding sequence ATGCTGGATTTTCTACCTGCACCGTTGCGCGGCGTGATTGCCTCGCTGCTGTTGGCACTCAACACGATTCTGCTGTGCTCGTTTCTGTTCTGCGTGGCCCTGATCAAAGTGCTGCCGTTCGACCTCGCCCGACGCGCCTCGCTGTGGCTGATGAGCCACACGCATGAAGCGTGGATCAGCAATAACAAGGGCTGGATGAACCTGGTGCGCCGCACCCGCTGGCACATCAGCGGCCTGCAAGGCCTCGACTATCAGCACTCGTACCTGATCACCAGTAACCATCAGAGCTGGGTCGATATTCTGGTCCTGCAATACGTGCTCAACCGCCGCATTCAACCGCTGAAGTTCTTCCTCAAGCAGGAGCTGATCTGGGTGCCGGTGATCGGTCTGGCCTGGTGGGCGTTGGGCTTTCCGTTCATGAAGCGCTACTCCAAGGCCTACCTGGCCAAGCATCCGGAGAAGAAAGGCAAAGACCTCGAAACCACGCGCAAGACCTGCGCGAAGTTTCGCAATAATCCGGTGGGGATTTTCAACTTCGTCGAGGGCACGCGCTTTACTGAAGGCAAGCATGCGCAGCAGCAATCACCGTTCAAATATCTGCTCAAGCCGAAGGCGGGCGGGATTGCGTTTGTGCTGGATGCTATGGGCGAGCAACTGGAGTCGATCGTCAACGTGACGATTCACTACCCGGCCGGGCGTCCGGGGTTCTGGGATTTGCTCTGCGGCAATGTGCGCGATGTGGTGGTGCACTTTGAAGAGCTGAAGATTCCTCAGCAATTCATTGGCAAGAACTACGATCAGGACGGCGAGTATCGCCTGCAGTTTCAGGGCTGGATCAATCAGCTGTGGCTGGACAAGGATGCGTTGCTCGAACAGATGCACCGCGAATATCCTTCCGTATGA
- a CDS encoding DUF3565 domain-containing protein — METALLAAISMGRDLLHKNIERPSLAKQSRESEHNPDKRVSTIAGFHQDEDGHWVVELSCGHTQHLRHQPPWQSRAWVLDPAQRIEKIGQPFACGWCAQGSVSDNLGD; from the coding sequence ATGGAGACAGCCTTATTGGCGGCGATCAGCATGGGGCGAGACCTTTTGCATAAGAATATAGAAAGGCCAAGTTTAGCGAAGCAATCGCGCGAAAGCGAACACAACCCGGACAAACGGGTTTCGACGATCGCAGGCTTCCATCAGGATGAGGACGGTCATTGGGTGGTCGAGCTTTCCTGTGGCCATACCCAACACCTGCGCCATCAGCCGCCGTGGCAATCACGTGCCTGGGTGCTCGACCCGGCGCAACGTATTGAAAAAATAGGCCAACCCTTTGCCTGCGGTTGGTGCGCACAAGGCTCGGTTAGCGATAACCTTGGCGACTGA
- a CDS encoding glycosyltransferase family 1 protein, giving the protein MASADTEVMTTALHITLISETFPPEINGVANTLGRLCDGLRARGHQVELVRPRQAGDPQRSEDDALLLCRGWPLPGYPGLQWGQSSMHKLLRRWKRQRPDVLYIATEGPLGLSALRAARRLGISVVSGFHTNFQQYTSQYGLGLLTRMLTHYLRWFHNRSAMTLVPSVSQRLELERRHFERLALLSRGVDSQLFHPSKRLNALREQWGLSEQDIAVIHVGRLAPEKNLGLLKRCFEKLRDTYPQRNLKLIVVGDGPQRLALEKDLPEAIFCGAQRGEALAAHYASGDVFLFPSLTETFGNVVLEALASGLGVVAYDQAAAAQHIRHGYNGVLAMPGDEQAFCDAAAWLLEEDERLRCVRLNARQHASRQGWAAVIEQFEGHLRGACLGELVVPNAQTLP; this is encoded by the coding sequence ATGGCCTCAGCCGACACTGAGGTCATGACGACAGCTCTACATATCACTCTGATCAGCGAAACCTTCCCACCGGAAATCAACGGCGTGGCCAATACCCTTGGCCGCTTGTGTGATGGATTGCGCGCGCGTGGCCATCAGGTTGAACTGGTGCGCCCGCGTCAGGCCGGCGATCCGCAGCGCAGTGAAGATGACGCGTTGCTGTTGTGTCGGGGCTGGCCGCTGCCGGGGTACCCGGGGCTGCAATGGGGTCAGTCGTCGATGCACAAACTGCTGCGGCGCTGGAAGCGTCAGCGTCCCGATGTGCTGTACATCGCCACGGAAGGCCCGCTCGGGTTATCGGCGCTGCGGGCGGCGCGGCGTCTGGGGATTTCGGTGGTCAGCGGGTTTCACACCAACTTTCAGCAGTACACCAGCCAATACGGACTCGGTCTGCTGACGCGGATGCTCACGCATTATCTGCGCTGGTTTCACAATCGTTCGGCGATGACCTTGGTGCCGAGCGTCAGCCAGCGCCTGGAACTGGAGCGGCGGCATTTCGAGCGGTTGGCGCTGTTGTCTCGAGGCGTGGACAGCCAGTTGTTTCATCCGAGCAAACGTCTGAATGCGTTGCGTGAGCAATGGGGTCTGTCCGAGCAGGACATTGCGGTGATTCACGTAGGGCGGCTCGCGCCGGAGAAGAACCTTGGCCTGCTCAAACGCTGCTTCGAAAAGCTGCGCGACACTTATCCACAGCGCAATCTGAAACTGATCGTCGTCGGTGACGGCCCGCAACGGCTGGCGCTGGAAAAGGATTTGCCAGAGGCGATCTTCTGCGGTGCACAGCGCGGTGAGGCTTTGGCAGCGCACTACGCGTCCGGCGATGTATTTCTGTTTCCGAGCCTGACCGAAACCTTCGGCAACGTGGTGTTGGAGGCGTTGGCTTCAGGGTTGGGCGTGGTGGCTTACGATCAGGCGGCGGCAGCGCAGCACATTCGCCATGGCTACAACGGCGTGCTGGCGATGCCCGGAGATGAGCAGGCTTTTTGCGATGCTGCTGCTTGGTTACTGGAAGAGGATGAGCGGCTGCGCTGTGTGCGCCTGAATGCGCGGCAGCATGCGAGTCGCCAGGGATGGGCGGCGGTTATCGAGCAGTTTGAGGGCCATTTGCGTGGGGCTTGTTTGGGGGAGTTGGTTGTCCCGAATGCGCAGACACTTCCCTGA
- a CDS encoding HopJ type III effector protein: MSDLNSLRSSLKSGEHAFADTLAFIAAGYDYQPQAFNNGGVENAAGQNEGSCKTLGLALLEGLSDEEALLAFGEHYRSVVATPEGSDHGNIRALIKHGMAGVKFTAQPLTRR, encoded by the coding sequence ATGAGTGATCTGAACAGCCTGCGCAGCAGCCTGAAGAGCGGCGAACACGCTTTCGCCGACACCCTGGCGTTCATTGCCGCCGGTTATGACTACCAGCCGCAAGCCTTCAACAACGGTGGCGTGGAAAACGCCGCCGGGCAGAACGAAGGCTCGTGCAAGACCTTGGGTCTGGCGCTGCTGGAAGGCCTGAGCGATGAAGAAGCGCTGCTCGCGTTCGGCGAGCATTACCGTTCGGTGGTAGCGACGCCTGAAGGTAGCGATCACGGCAATATCCGTGCGTTGATCAAGCACGGCATGGCCGGCGTGAAGTTCACCGCCCAGCCCCTGACTCGCCGCTGA
- the folX gene encoding dihydroneopterin triphosphate 2'-epimerase — translation MSQLQPGMARIRVKDLRLRTFIGINEDEILNKQDVLINLTILYAAQEAVRDNDIDHALNYRTITKAIIAHVEGNRFALLERLTQELLDLVMSNGSVLYAEVEVDKPHALRFAESVSITLAASR, via the coding sequence ATGTCACAACTTCAACCGGGAATGGCGCGCATCCGGGTCAAGGATCTGCGCTTGCGCACCTTTATCGGGATCAACGAGGACGAAATCCTCAACAAGCAGGATGTGCTGATCAACCTGACCATTCTGTATGCCGCACAGGAAGCAGTGCGTGACAACGACATCGACCACGCGCTGAACTACCGCACGATCACTAAAGCGATCATCGCCCACGTCGAGGGCAACCGCTTCGCGCTGCTTGAACGCCTGACGCAGGAACTGCTCGATCTGGTGATGAGCAACGGTTCAGTGCTGTATGCCGAGGTCGAAGTCGACAAGCCGCATGCGCTGCGGTTTGCCGAGTCGGTATCGATCACGCTCGCGGCTAGCCGCTGA
- the trxB gene encoding thioredoxin-disulfide reductase — protein MSEVRHSRVIILGSGPAGYSAAVYAARANLKPLLITGMQAGGQLTTTTEVDNWPGDVHGLTGPVLMERMREHAERFETEIVFDHINAVDFAAKPYTLTGDSATYTCDALIIATGASARYLGLPSEEAFMGKGVSACATCDGFFYRNKPVAVVGGGNTAVEEALYLANIASTVTLIHRRETFRAEKILIDKLNARVAEGKIILKLNATLDEVLGDNMGVTGARLKNNDGSFDEITVDGVFIAIGHTPNTSLFEGQLTLKDGYLVVHGGREGNATATSVEGIFAAGDVADHVYRQAITSAGAGCMAALDTERYLDGLQNASF, from the coding sequence ATGTCTGAAGTCCGTCATTCGCGAGTGATTATTCTCGGTTCCGGCCCTGCCGGTTACAGCGCTGCGGTATACGCGGCCCGTGCCAACCTCAAGCCACTGCTGATCACCGGCATGCAGGCCGGCGGTCAACTGACCACCACTACCGAAGTCGACAACTGGCCGGGCGACGTCCACGGTCTGACTGGCCCTGTGCTGATGGAGCGCATGCGCGAGCACGCCGAGCGCTTTGAAACCGAGATCGTGTTCGATCACATCAACGCCGTCGACTTCGCCGCCAAGCCTTACACCCTGACCGGCGACAGCGCGACTTACACCTGCGACGCCCTGATCATCGCCACCGGTGCCAGCGCGCGTTACCTGGGCTTGCCGTCGGAAGAAGCGTTTATGGGCAAAGGCGTTTCGGCCTGCGCGACCTGCGACGGTTTCTTCTATCGCAACAAGCCAGTCGCTGTGGTTGGTGGCGGCAACACTGCTGTTGAAGAGGCGCTGTACCTGGCCAACATCGCCAGCACCGTGACCCTGATCCATCGTCGCGAAACCTTCCGCGCCGAGAAGATCCTGATCGACAAGCTCAACGCTCGCGTCGCTGAAGGCAAGATCATCCTCAAGTTGAACGCCACTCTCGATGAAGTGCTGGGTGACAACATGGGCGTGACCGGTGCGCGTCTGAAGAACAACGACGGCAGCTTCGACGAAATCACCGTCGACGGCGTGTTCATCGCCATCGGCCACACCCCGAACACGTCGCTGTTCGAAGGCCAGTTGACCCTGAAAGACGGTTATCTGGTGGTGCACGGCGGCCGTGAAGGCAATGCGACTGCGACCAGCGTCGAAGGGATCTTCGCTGCCGGTGACGTGGCTGACCACGTTTACCGTCAGGCGATCACTTCGGCCGGCGCCGGCTGCATGGCGGCACTGGACACCGAGCGTTACCTGGACGGTCTGCAGAACGCTTCGTTCTAA
- the cysZ gene encoding sulfate transporter CysZ, translating to MPAPVLSGPQYLREGLKLVLSPGLRLFVLLPLAINLVLFVGLIYLAGHQFSLWVDTLMPSLPEWLSFLSYILWPLFVVLVALMVFFTFTMLANVIAAPFNGFLAEKVEVVVRGTDDFPAFSWGELIAMVPRTLAREMRKLGYFLPRAIGLFILSFIPVVNIIAAPLWLLFGVWMMAIQYIDYPADNHKLGWNEMLAWLRQKRWQSMSFGGIVYLVLLIPVVNILMMPAAVAGATLFWVRERGAENLVTQR from the coding sequence ATGCCCGCCCCCGTTCTGTCCGGCCCGCAATACTTGCGCGAAGGCCTGAAACTGGTCCTCAGCCCCGGCCTGCGCCTGTTCGTGTTGTTGCCGTTGGCAATCAACCTGGTGCTGTTCGTCGGATTGATCTATCTGGCCGGCCACCAGTTCAGCCTGTGGGTCGACACGTTGATGCCGTCGCTGCCCGAATGGCTGAGTTTCCTCAGCTACATCCTCTGGCCACTGTTTGTGGTGCTGGTGGCGTTGATGGTGTTTTTCACCTTCACCATGCTGGCCAACGTGATCGCCGCACCGTTCAACGGTTTTCTCGCGGAGAAAGTCGAAGTGGTGGTGCGCGGCACTGATGATTTCCCGGCGTTCAGCTGGGGCGAACTGATCGCCATGGTCCCGCGCACCCTCGCCCGGGAAATGCGCAAGCTCGGTTACTTCCTGCCCCGCGCGATCGGTCTGTTCATCCTCTCGTTCATTCCGGTGGTAAACATCATCGCCGCGCCGCTGTGGTTGCTGTTCGGCGTATGGATGATGGCGATCCAGTACATCGACTACCCGGCGGACAACCACAAACTGGGCTGGAACGAGATGCTCGCCTGGCTGCGGCAGAAACGCTGGCAGAGCATGAGCTTTGGCGGGATTGTTTATCTGGTGCTGCTGATTCCGGTGGTCAATATCCTGATGATGCCGGCGGCCGTGGCCGGGGCAACGTTGTTCTGGGTAAGGGAACGCGGTGCCGAAAACCTCGTGACTCAGCGCTGA